CTTTTTAAATGATAAGAAAGAGGTGACTGTTCCCATGATGTTTACTGATCAGGCAAGCTACCGCTATCACCAAGACTCACAAAAAACATTGGTAGATATTCCCTTTGGCAACCAGCAGTTTAGCATGACCATACTTATGCCTGCCGAAACTGACAGTATCCATACACAGCTTAGCACACTTACTATTAAATCTTTGGAGCAAGCCCTGGAAAATGCTGATACCCTGGATTACTATCTTTACTTACCTAAATTTAACATCAGCTCTCAGCTTGCTTTAAAGGAGCCGCTAGCTGCCCTGGGTATTAAAGATGCTTTCACTTCTCAGGCAGACTTCTCTGGTATTCTACAGGATTCTGCTGCTGTTACTAAGGTAGCAGACCTGATTCATACTGCAGGTTTAGAAATGCACGAAAATGGTGTACAGACTGCAACACCCCGAGTAGCTGCTGCCAATACCAGTAGTGGAGCTCCGGTGGTTCGTATCAACCGCCCATTTATGTTTTTTGTACGCGAAAACCATAGTGGGGTAATATTATATGCAGGATATATTCATCATCCTCTCAACCAAATCAATAAGTAGCCAAGATGCCCCTTTACGTTCTCCTTGCTGTTGGTCTGAGCCTTATTAACGACACCACCACTGAAAGGGAAGAAAACTTTAAACAATATTTTGATGACTTTGGGGTGGAAGGCTCTTTTATCCTACTGGATGAAAGTGAGCAACAGTACACCTATTACAATAAAGAACGTTGCCATACAGCCTATAGTCCGGCTTCCACTTTTAAAATTCCCAATACCCTAATCGTGCTGGAAGAGAATATAGTGGAAGATGAAAACACCGTAATTTACTGGAAAGGGAAAGAGTGGTCTATTTCTGCCTGGAATCAGGATCTACCACTAAAAAACGCATTTCGCTTTTCCTGTGTGCCTTGCTATATACAAATGGCTGAGCAAATTAGTGAAGACCAATACCGTAAGCACTTACAGACTTTGGGCTATGGTAACCAAGACCCTGGCGGTAGCGAGAAAAATGCATTCTGGCTGGACGGTAACTTACGCATCTCTGCCAGAGAACAAATTGACTTTCTACAGAAACTGTATCATGAGGACCTTCCATATTCCCAAGCTCACCTGCAAATTGTAAAAAATATTTTACTGGACGAGACTACTGAAGACTACAGCCTCAGTGCTAAAAGTGGATGGAACAATCAGCTGCATAATACTAACCTTGGCTGGTATGTAGGCTATCTGGTAAAAAATGAAAAGGTATATTACTTTGCAACCAATATTGAGAGCAAAGACCCACATGATAATTTTATCCGAGCCCGAAAAGAAATTACCATAAACATTCTGAAAGCTTTAAAAATCATTTGATTTGTAAAGCTATAGGCTACCCATGCTATCAATCACTTAAAACCTACTACCTATTAATACAGCTAAAGAATATTATGCGAAACAAAATATTAAAAATTCACCCGCAGGATAACCTGATTGTAGCGCTAGATGAGCTTAGTGCCGGAGAGGTTGTAAGCTGGGAGAATGAGTCTTTTACCATACAAAACGATATCCCTCCCAAGCATAAATTTGTAACTCAGGATTTAGCCGTAGGCGGTCAAATTTATATGTATGGGGTATTGGTGGGAAAAGCTATGCAACCGATTAAAAAAGGGGAAGCGATTACTACCAAAAATGTAAAACATGATGCCAGCAACTTCAGCCTGGGGCAAAGAAAATCCGGATGGCAAGCCCCTGAAGTAAGCTCTTGGAAAGACAAAAGTTTTATGGGGTATCATCGGGATAATGGTAGTGTTGGAGTAGCCAACTATTGGCTGTTTATTCCTTTAGTGTTCTGCGAAAACCGCAACATTCGCGTTATACAACAGGCTTTAGTTAAAGATTTGGGGTATGACAGAAGTAGCAGCGTAGATTTTGATGTGCAGTCGCTTATTCAAC
This window of the Porifericola rhodea genome carries:
- the blaOXA gene encoding class D beta-lactamase, which gives rise to MPLYVLLAVGLSLINDTTTEREENFKQYFDDFGVEGSFILLDESEQQYTYYNKERCHTAYSPASTFKIPNTLIVLEENIVEDENTVIYWKGKEWSISAWNQDLPLKNAFRFSCVPCYIQMAEQISEDQYRKHLQTLGYGNQDPGGSEKNAFWLDGNLRISAREQIDFLQKLYHEDLPYSQAHLQIVKNILLDETTEDYSLSAKSGWNNQLHNTNLGWYVGYLVKNEKVYYFATNIESKDPHDNFIRARKEITINILKALKII